One part of the Mangrovibacillus cuniculi genome encodes these proteins:
- the spoVB gene encoding stage V sporulation protein B, translating to MSTFLKGALILMAAGFITRILGFVNRIVIARMIGEEGVGLFMMTFPTLMLIITITQMGLPVAISKLVAEATAVGDHSKVKRILVVSLSITLTLSLIFTPLLIVFAPMLSEYLFTDPRTIYPLLAMTPIIPIIAISSVIRGYFQGKQQMRPAAISQLLEQVVRIGLIATFVGTMVPYGIEYAAAGAMVASVIGELCSLIYMFYAFKRKKKIRIRHQFLGQLVKGKGEMKELFSVSLPTTGSQMIGRLAWFFEPIVVTKSLLIAGVTAGVATSQYGVLTGYALPLLFLPSFITVSLSTSLVPAISEAYAKKHFKTMEHRLQEALRFCLVTGGLSVVLLYVFADPLMELMYGSTKGADFIKLLAPFFLFFYYQGPLQAVLQALDLAKAALINSTIGAGVKLIVIFALASRPEFGIYGAGLGIVVGIILVTLLHFATVLKKIPMTIYVRQYVWFTLICFIVGFTTIELYENFLNPIPVLPRLFIGMVFLTILYLTLLYAARLVKKEDLKRVPFVKKFF from the coding sequence ATGTCCACATTTTTAAAAGGTGCCTTAATCTTAATGGCAGCAGGATTTATCACAAGAATTCTAGGATTTGTTAACAGGATTGTTATTGCACGTATGATTGGAGAAGAAGGCGTCGGGTTATTTATGATGACATTCCCTACGTTAATGCTAATAATTACCATCACGCAAATGGGATTACCAGTAGCGATTTCTAAGTTGGTAGCAGAGGCTACCGCAGTTGGTGATCACTCTAAAGTTAAACGTATTTTAGTTGTAAGTTTGTCTATAACGTTAACATTATCTCTTATTTTTACCCCGTTATTAATTGTGTTTGCACCAATGTTATCCGAGTATTTATTTACAGATCCTAGAACGATATACCCTTTATTAGCAATGACACCCATCATACCAATTATTGCTATCTCTTCTGTCATTAGAGGATATTTTCAAGGTAAACAACAAATGCGACCTGCTGCAATTTCTCAGTTACTAGAGCAAGTGGTACGTATTGGCTTGATTGCTACGTTCGTTGGGACAATGGTTCCATATGGTATTGAATACGCAGCAGCTGGAGCAATGGTAGCTTCTGTAATAGGTGAATTATGTTCGTTAATTTACATGTTTTATGCTTTTAAACGAAAAAAGAAAATTCGAATTCGTCATCAATTTCTTGGACAGCTTGTTAAGGGCAAAGGAGAAATGAAAGAATTATTTTCTGTTTCTCTTCCGACGACTGGCAGTCAAATGATTGGAAGATTAGCGTGGTTTTTTGAGCCAATTGTTGTGACCAAATCACTATTGATTGCAGGGGTTACTGCTGGGGTAGCAACCAGTCAATATGGTGTTCTAACTGGATATGCTCTTCCTTTACTGTTCTTACCTTCATTTATAACTGTGTCATTATCTACTTCTCTTGTTCCTGCAATCAGTGAGGCATATGCGAAAAAGCATTTTAAGACGATGGAACACCGTTTACAAGAAGCTTTACGTTTTTGTTTAGTAACAGGTGGCCTTTCGGTAGTGTTACTTTATGTTTTTGCAGATCCTTTAATGGAATTAATGTATGGGTCAACGAAAGGGGCAGATTTTATTAAGCTGTTAGCACCTTTCTTCTTGTTCTTTTACTATCAAGGTCCACTGCAAGCTGTACTTCAAGCGTTAGATTTAGCTAAAGCTGCATTAATTAATAGTACAATTGGTGCTGGAGTAAAGTTGATTGTCATCTTTGCGTTAGCCTCTCGCCCTGAGTTTGGCATTTACGGTGCAGGATTGGGTATTGTTGTAGGAATTATCTTAGTTACCCTTCTACACTTCGCTACGGTACTAAAGAAAATCCCAATGACGATCTATGTTCGCCAATACGTATGGTTTACACTAATCTGCTTTATTGTAGGCTTCACAACGATAGAATTATACGAAAATTTCTTAAACCCTATACCAGTCTTACCTCGTCTATTTATTGGAATGGTTTTCTTAACAATTTTATATCTAACGCTTCTTTATGCAGCAAGATTAGTGAAAAAAGAAGACTTAAAGCGTGTGCCGTTTGTTAAGAAGTTTTTTTGA
- a CDS encoding DUF421 domain-containing protein — protein MIIFRTLLLYVVVLFIFRVMGKREIGELSILDLVVFIMIAEMAVVAIESPDASLIDSLTPMFILMGLQILFSLLSMKSKRFRDFVDGKPTIIINKGKVDEQAMRSQRYNFDDLLLQLREKDIRNIADVEFAVLEPSGKLSVFPYDDDKQEGSFTLPIVLDGKVMRENLQSLELTEQWLVANLQKRGYITPDKISFCSYQNGKFYIDEMDEKRKS, from the coding sequence ATGATTATCTTTAGAACACTTCTTTTGTATGTAGTTGTATTGTTTATTTTCCGAGTAATGGGAAAAAGAGAGATTGGGGAATTGAGCATACTTGATTTAGTGGTATTTATCATGATAGCGGAAATGGCTGTTGTTGCGATAGAATCACCTGATGCATCTCTGATAGATAGTTTGACACCGATGTTTATTTTAATGGGATTACAGATTCTTTTCTCCCTTTTATCCATGAAGTCAAAAAGATTTAGGGATTTCGTAGATGGGAAACCAACGATCATCATAAATAAAGGTAAAGTTGATGAACAAGCAATGCGTTCTCAACGATATAACTTTGATGACCTTCTTTTACAATTGAGAGAAAAGGATATTAGAAATATTGCGGATGTAGAGTTCGCAGTACTTGAGCCATCAGGAAAATTATCTGTGTTTCCATACGACGATGATAAGCAGGAAGGTTCGTTTACTTTGCCAATTGTGTTGGATGGAAAGGTGATGAGGGAGAATCTCCAATCACTGGAACTAACGGAACAGTGGTTAGTAGCAAATCTCCAAAAACGAGGATACATAACACCGGATAAAATCTCATTCTGCTCGTATCAGAATGGAAAGTTTTATATTGATGAGATGGATGAGAAGAGGAAGTCTTAG
- a CDS encoding TIGR04086 family membrane protein — protein sequence MAYSGMGRSILFGVGTIFVLATVVSLLFSTILRFTDTNETSFALTITILSFVSVFIGGFIAGGKGKEKGWLTGGLTGLAYTLIVLLFQFLGHDQLFSGGQWMYHGFYVLTAVVAGVLGVNVAGNSSAR from the coding sequence GTGGCATATAGTGGTATGGGTCGTTCTATCTTGTTTGGTGTAGGTACTATTTTTGTACTAGCTACTGTTGTTTCTTTATTATTTTCTACTATTTTACGATTTACAGATACTAATGAAACATCTTTCGCATTAACCATTACGATACTTTCATTTGTTAGTGTGTTTATCGGTGGATTTATCGCAGGAGGAAAAGGGAAAGAAAAGGGTTGGTTAACTGGTGGCTTGACTGGATTAGCTTATACATTGATCGTCCTTTTATTTCAATTCCTTGGCCATGACCAGCTGTTCTCAGGTGGACAATGGATGTATCATGGATTCTATGTATTAACGGCTGTAGTAGCTGGTGTATTAGGAGTAAACGTGGCTGGAAACTCAAGTGCTAGATAA
- the yajC gene encoding preprotein translocase subunit YajC: protein MEILSTIGPLILMFVLFYFLLIRPQQKRQKAVQEMQSNLQRGDRVVTIGGLHGTVDGIDDGKVIILCGDGSRLTYDRAAIREVQTV from the coding sequence ATGGAAATTCTAAGTACTATTGGACCACTTATTTTAATGTTCGTACTTTTCTACTTCTTGTTAATTAGACCACAACAGAAGCGTCAAAAAGCTGTACAAGAAATGCAAAGTAACTTGCAACGTGGTGATCGTGTTGTAACAATTGGTGGACTTCATGGAACGGTAGATGGTATCGACGATGGTAAAGTAATCATCCTATGTGGAGATGGAAGCCGTCTAACTTACGACCGTGCGGCGATTCGTGAGGTACAAACAGTATAA
- the tgt gene encoding tRNA guanosine(34) transglycosylase Tgt, with protein sequence MTAIRYEHIKTCKQTGARLGILHTPHGSFETPMFMPVGTLATVKTMSPEDLKAMGAGVILSNTYHLWLRPGHEIIREAGGLHKFMNWDQPILTDSGGFQVFSLSDLRRIEEEGVYFRNHMNGDKLFLSPEGAMEIQNALGSDIMMAFDECPPYPAEREYMQRSVDRTTRWAERCLKAHARPDVQGLFGIVQGGEYEDLRRQSANDLVSMDFPGYAVGGLSVGEPKDVMNRVLEFTTPHLPTDKPRYLMGVGSPDSLIDGAIRGIDMFDCVLPTRIARNGTLMTSNGRLVVKNAKYARDFGPIDENCTCYTCQNYSRAYIRHLIKCDETFGIRLTTYHNLHFLLNLMEQVRQAIREDRLGDFREEFFERYGFNKPNAKNF encoded by the coding sequence TTGACAGCAATCCGTTACGAACATATTAAAACCTGTAAGCAAACAGGAGCTAGATTAGGAATTTTACACACACCACATGGTTCATTTGAAACCCCTATGTTTATGCCAGTAGGTACTTTAGCTACGGTAAAAACCATGTCACCAGAAGATTTAAAAGCAATGGGAGCAGGAGTAATTCTAAGTAATACCTACCACCTATGGTTACGTCCAGGGCATGAAATTATTAGAGAAGCTGGCGGTTTGCATAAATTTATGAACTGGGATCAGCCAATCTTAACAGATTCAGGTGGCTTCCAAGTATTCAGTTTGTCTGATTTACGTCGTATTGAAGAAGAAGGCGTGTATTTCCGTAACCATATGAATGGAGACAAATTATTCTTATCTCCTGAAGGTGCAATGGAGATTCAAAACGCACTAGGATCAGATATCATGATGGCATTCGATGAATGTCCTCCGTACCCTGCGGAAAGAGAATATATGCAACGCTCTGTAGACCGTACAACTCGTTGGGCAGAACGCTGTCTTAAAGCACATGCACGTCCAGATGTTCAAGGATTATTTGGAATCGTTCAAGGTGGAGAGTATGAAGACCTTCGCCGTCAAAGTGCGAATGATCTGGTTTCTATGGACTTCCCTGGTTATGCAGTTGGAGGATTATCTGTAGGAGAGCCGAAAGATGTGATGAATCGAGTGTTGGAATTTACAACACCGCATCTTCCTACAGATAAACCACGTTATCTTATGGGAGTTGGATCTCCAGATTCCTTAATTGATGGTGCAATTCGAGGAATTGATATGTTTGATTGTGTTTTACCAACTCGTATTGCGAGAAACGGTACATTAATGACTTCAAATGGTCGATTAGTAGTGAAAAATGCGAAGTATGCTCGTGACTTTGGACCGATTGATGAAAATTGTACATGCTATACATGTCAGAATTATTCTCGTGCATATATTCGCCACTTAATTAAATGTGATGAAACGTTCGGAATTAGGCTTACGACTTATCATAATCTGCATTTTCTGTTAAACTTAATGGAGCAAGTAAGACAAGCGATTCGTGAAGATCGACTAGGAGATTTCCGTGAAGAATTCTTCGAGCGTTATGGATTTAATAAGCCAAATGCTAAGAATTTCTAA
- the queA gene encoding tRNA preQ1(34) S-adenosylmethionine ribosyltransferase-isomerase QueA, whose amino-acid sequence MKVEDFDFHLPEELIAQTPLLDRTSSRLMMIDKETGTRKHGAFTDIYDELVAGDVLVLNDTKVLPARLYGVKEDTGAKIEVLLLKQSEADHWETLVKPAKRVRVGTTISFGDGRLTATCTEEGEQGGRTLKFHYTGVFYEVLNELGEMPLPPYISETLEDRDRYQTVFAKEAGSAAAPTAGLHFTEELLERLRQKGVTITFITLHVGLGTFRPVSVDSIEEHDMHAEFYMMSKETAETLNAAKRDGRRIITVGTTSTRTLETIAQKLDGSFAEDSGWTSIFIYPGYTFKAIDGMITNFHLPKSTLIMLVSALSSREIMLDAYNEAVEEKYRFFSFGDAMFIR is encoded by the coding sequence GTGAAAGTAGAAGATTTTGATTTTCATTTACCAGAAGAATTAATTGCCCAGACACCTCTATTAGATCGTACTAGTAGTCGACTTATGATGATTGATAAAGAGACTGGTACAAGAAAGCACGGGGCTTTTACAGATATTTATGATGAGTTAGTAGCTGGAGACGTATTGGTATTAAATGACACAAAAGTACTTCCAGCAAGGCTTTATGGTGTAAAAGAAGATACTGGTGCTAAAATAGAAGTATTGTTGTTGAAACAGTCGGAAGCGGACCACTGGGAGACACTTGTCAAACCAGCGAAACGAGTAAGAGTAGGTACCACTATTTCGTTTGGTGATGGAAGACTAACCGCAACCTGTACGGAAGAAGGGGAACAAGGTGGTCGAACACTGAAGTTCCATTATACAGGCGTTTTTTACGAAGTGCTAAATGAACTAGGTGAAATGCCACTTCCTCCATACATTAGTGAAACGTTAGAAGACCGTGATCGATATCAAACCGTGTTTGCGAAAGAAGCTGGTTCAGCTGCAGCACCGACTGCTGGTTTGCATTTTACAGAAGAGTTATTAGAACGTTTAAGACAAAAAGGTGTTACCATTACGTTTATCACGTTACACGTTGGACTAGGTACATTTAGACCTGTTTCCGTGGACTCTATAGAGGAACATGACATGCATGCTGAGTTTTATATGATGTCAAAAGAAACTGCAGAGACGTTAAATGCTGCGAAACGAGATGGACGACGTATTATTACGGTGGGAACGACATCGACGAGAACACTTGAAACAATTGCTCAAAAGTTGGATGGATCGTTTGCAGAAGATTCTGGTTGGACAAGTATCTTTATTTATCCTGGGTATACGTTCAAAGCAATTGATGGAATGATTACAAATTTCCATTTACCAAAGTCCACATTGATTATGTTAGTAAGTGCTTTATCTTCAAGAGAAATTATGTTAGATGCGTATAACGAAGCAGTAGAAGAGAAATATCGTTTCTTTAGCTTTGGAGACGCAATGTTTATTCGGTAA
- the ruvB gene encoding Holliday junction branch migration DNA helicase RuvB, with amino-acid sequence MEERLVTQEVTNDDMLLEQTLRPQTLDQYIGQDKVKSHLAIFIEAAKQREECLDHVLLFGPPGLGKTTLAAVIAQEMGVNLRTTAGPAIERPGDLAAILSSLEPGDVLFIDEIHRLPRAIEEVLYPAMEDYCIDIVIGTGPSARSVRLDLPPFTLVGATTRAGSLSAPLRDRFGVLCRLEYYTEKELTEIVCRTAQVLQADMDLDSAGHIARRSRGTPRIANRLLKRVRDYSQVKADGEMSEEIACEALELLEVDPKGLDQIDHLLLKTMITRFKGGPVGLDTIAASIGEESETIEDVYEPYLLQLGFIHRTPRGRVVSQEAYEYLMLDHLYPDKDVKR; translated from the coding sequence TTGGAAGAAAGATTAGTAACGCAAGAAGTAACGAATGACGATATGTTGCTAGAGCAAACTCTTCGTCCCCAAACGTTAGACCAGTATATCGGACAGGACAAAGTAAAAAGTCATTTAGCTATTTTCATTGAAGCAGCAAAGCAACGGGAAGAATGTTTAGACCATGTCCTATTATTCGGACCTCCAGGATTAGGAAAAACGACGCTTGCAGCGGTAATTGCGCAAGAAATGGGAGTTAACCTTCGAACGACTGCAGGACCTGCTATTGAAAGACCAGGGGACCTAGCAGCTATTCTGTCTTCACTAGAACCAGGAGATGTCCTATTTATTGATGAAATTCATCGACTACCTAGAGCGATTGAAGAAGTACTTTATCCTGCAATGGAAGATTACTGTATTGATATCGTTATTGGTACTGGTCCGAGTGCCAGAAGCGTACGTTTAGACTTACCACCGTTTACGCTAGTGGGAGCAACTACGAGAGCAGGATCTCTGTCTGCTCCTTTACGTGACCGATTTGGCGTACTGTGCCGATTAGAGTATTATACGGAAAAAGAATTAACGGAAATTGTGTGTAGAACAGCGCAAGTGTTGCAAGCAGATATGGATTTAGATAGTGCTGGACATATCGCTAGAAGGTCACGCGGTACGCCAAGGATAGCCAATCGTCTACTTAAACGAGTAAGAGACTACAGTCAAGTGAAGGCTGATGGAGAAATGTCTGAAGAAATAGCTTGCGAGGCACTGGAACTATTAGAAGTAGATCCAAAAGGATTAGACCAGATTGATCATTTGCTTTTAAAAACAATGATTACTCGATTCAAAGGTGGCCCGGTTGGTCTTGATACAATTGCCGCTAGTATCGGAGAAGAATCAGAGACTATTGAGGATGTCTATGAACCTTATCTGTTGCAGCTAGGTTTCATTCATCGTACTCCTCGAGGTCGAGTCGTATCGCAAGAAGCTTATGAGTATCTTATGTTAGATCACTTATACCCAGATAAAGATGTAAAAAGGTAG
- the ruvA gene encoding Holliday junction branch migration protein RuvA: MYAYITGTVDYISPEHVVIDHQGIGYEIMTPNPFVYTTGKEVKVFTYHYVREDTQALYGFQTFDEKWMFTKLLNVSGIGPKGALAILASGQPNQVIQAIESENETFLVKFPGIGKKTARQMILDLKGKLNGLGETVQHSLFTAEQDAQMEEQVQSLEEAILALQALGYSEREIKKLRPKMEKEQLTTDGYIKLALKHLLT; this comes from the coding sequence TTGTACGCATATATTACAGGTACGGTTGATTATATAAGTCCAGAACACGTAGTTATTGATCATCAAGGAATTGGGTATGAAATCATGACCCCCAACCCTTTTGTATACACTACTGGTAAAGAAGTCAAAGTGTTTACCTATCATTATGTTAGAGAAGACACGCAAGCTCTTTATGGATTTCAAACATTTGACGAAAAATGGATGTTTACGAAATTACTGAATGTTTCAGGTATTGGTCCAAAAGGAGCTCTTGCTATCTTAGCGAGTGGACAACCAAACCAGGTAATCCAAGCAATTGAAAGTGAAAATGAAACATTCTTGGTGAAGTTTCCTGGTATCGGTAAGAAAACGGCTAGACAGATGATCCTTGATTTAAAAGGAAAATTAAATGGATTAGGGGAGACTGTTCAGCACTCTTTATTTACGGCAGAACAAGATGCTCAAATGGAAGAGCAAGTACAGTCGTTGGAAGAAGCAATATTAGCTCTTCAAGCTCTGGGGTATTCTGAAAGAGAAATAAAGAAACTTCGACCAAAAATGGAAAAAGAACAATTAACGACGGATGGATATATTAAATTAGCTTTAAAACATTTACTAACGTAA
- a CDS encoding BofC C-terminal domain-containing protein, with protein sequence MNIYFRIGFMILLLVGAIYFTFFHQDTAQGAGMDQYTIESDTPIEKKLLFIRHYVDGERSEETKTVTSQIEEIRNDYKEWNIVDETEKEVVLERFENDISPLLKNNGYFGVTEAGVLTIYNGDPSNQEIIQSFFQINIDGMESRLLQKLKKGIPIKSKDCYQEVLKVYEPFSKEEW encoded by the coding sequence ATGAATATCTATTTCCGAATAGGATTTATGATACTCCTATTAGTAGGTGCTATATATTTCACATTCTTTCACCAAGATACCGCACAAGGAGCGGGAATGGACCAGTATACGATTGAAAGCGATACTCCTATAGAGAAGAAACTGTTATTCATTCGACATTATGTGGATGGAGAGAGAAGTGAAGAAACAAAAACAGTGACTAGCCAAATAGAGGAGATCAGAAACGACTATAAAGAGTGGAACATAGTTGATGAGACAGAGAAGGAAGTAGTATTAGAGAGATTTGAGAATGATATTTCTCCATTACTTAAAAATAATGGCTACTTCGGGGTGACGGAAGCGGGAGTCTTAACAATTTACAACGGTGACCCTTCTAATCAAGAAATCATTCAATCCTTTTTTCAAATAAACATAGATGGAATGGAAAGTCGTTTGTTACAAAAACTGAAAAAAGGCATACCAATAAAATCAAAAGATTGTTATCAAGAAGTACTAAAGGTATATGAACCTTTTTCTAAAGAAGAGTGGTAA